The Halostagnicola larsenii XH-48 region TTCCAGAGAGTGGCCACACCACAAGCGGTGCTGACCGGTCCACACAAACCACACCGTTTACCCGCGACACCGACCTATACCGAGCCATGCCAGTTCCAAAATCGGAGTTCGAGAGCCTCCCACCCTGTGACTTTTACACGCCAGCAGAGCTTCTCGAGACGGACCAGATGTACACGATTTACGAAATCGCCCGTCTCCTGCAGGGACTCGAAACGGATGCTGATATCGACCGGGAGACGGAAGACATCCTGATCGACTGGGCGATTCCATGGGTGATGACAAACGCTGACGACCTCGTGGTCGCGGAACCACGCGACGAGGACGAACCCGGCTACTACGGACGCAAGGACTGATCCCGCCGGATTAACGGGGCCGGATTCACTGGGTTCGATATGATCCGATCGAAACGGGAGCGACAGCTCGTCGTTTCCCCGAAACACCCGTATCGAAGACAAACGCCGAGCGTGTTCGAAGGGACTCGAGCGAGATGATCGTTCTCGTTACCGGCGGAGACCGCGTCGACGCCGGCAAGACCACGTTCTCGACGGGCCTCCTCGAGCGAACCGGTGCTATCGGGTACAAACCCCGGGCTGCGAACGACTACTGGTTCGACCACGACGACTGTCTCGAGGCGCTCGCCCGAGGGCGGCTCTACGGAAAAGACGCGGCGAAGCTGGCCGACATGGAACGAGCTGATAGGGGCCCTGAAGCGCTCAACCCGGTACACAGACTCTGGCAGCCCGCCACGACCGGCTCGGCGGGGATCCTCGGCCGTCCTGACCGAGAGTTTATCGTCGACCGAGTCGTTCGACCCGATAGCGAGGATCCGCTGTACGTTCGCAATGGGACTGTTGACGTTCCTGATGTCGTCGAGGAGTCACTCCCACTCGAAGAATCGCTAACCGTCGAGTCCCTCGAGGAATTAAACGAACTGATGCAACGGGAGTACCTTCCGGCGTTTCGATCGTTGACGAGCGAAATCGCGTCCGCCGAGCTAGCCGTCGTCGAATCGTACGGAAACGTCGCACGACCGCTCGAGTCACTCGACGAGGAGTTGGTCTCGGCGGTCGCCGTCGTCGAGCCCGGGTCTGCGCGGATCTACCGCGGCTCTCGGTTTTCTCGCGCCTGTGCGGTTGCGGGTTCGAGTCCGGGTGGCGGGACGCTCGAAACGCGGGTTCCCGACGTCACCGGTTCGATCGAACCCGTTGCTCGGGTCTCATTACCACCGCTCGCTGCCGAGCAGCGCAACGACCCGGAGGCGATCGCCGATGCGTACGAATCAGCGTATTCAGCGCTTCTTGAGACGATTTGAGGGCTCTACTGCCTTTCACTCGGCGTCGTTGAGTGCTGTCTGGGCCGAGAGATCGACGGAGCCGTAGGGGTTAGTGGTGACGCTCTGGCCGTGTCCCGCATGCATAACCTGCAGGTCCTTCTCGATCATATCGAGGACGTCGTGGATGCTCAAGACGAGTTCCTGGTGATCTCCCTCTGGGAGGTCGGTCCGCCCGTAGCTTCCGTGCTCGAAAATCAGATCTCCAGCGAAGAGAACGCCGGGCTCGCGGGCGTAAAAACAGAGGTGGTCGTCTTTGTGCCCGGGAGTGTGCATCGCGACGTACTCGTGGTCGCCAAGTACGACCGTCTCTTCGTCTTCGATTTCGTGGTCGACGCCGTCGACCGACGTATCGAATCCCCACGCATCGACGTCGAAGGCGTCTTTGACCGCCTCGAGATTCGCGACGTGATCTTTGTGCGTGTGCGTGAGGACGACGGCGTCTAGATCGTCGACTCGAGACTCGATCGCGGAGACGACGTCGAAATTCGCGCCCGCATCGATCAGGACCGTTCGATCGCCCGTCACCAGAAATACGTTGCTCGTGAACGCGTGTACGTCTTCGGCGAGGTTTTCGACCATACCGAGTGTACGGGTCCGTTCATTTTGTGCGTATCGACATCGCCCAATCGCTCGCCTGGCTGAACACGCTCCGCGTTTCCGCCTTCTTTCACAGGGTTCTGGCGTCTCCGGGCTGCTTTCTGTGGCGACTGTTGGACGATCCAGATCTTTCTGAACGCGTTCTCGTCGGCGATATTGAGAAATCCGGTCAAATACCGTTCAACTGTCGTGAGTGTACGTAGGTCGCTATTCACAAGGACTTTTAGCACTGACGCGTAGTAGTAGACGAATGACGCGGTCGTCTTTAGTAGGACTTCTCGTCCTCTTCGTTGTCCTCGGAACTCTCAGCGGGTCGACTCTCGCGAGCAATTCAGCGGGTGTAACGACTGTCAGTGACACTGAATCATCCGTTGACGAACACCCGTTCGAACCCAGTGTGGAGCCAACCGAAACGGATCAGGAATTCGATGAGGTCGCCTTCGAAGTAACGATTCACGAGAACGGAAGCGCCACCTGGACGTTCCAGTACGAGCGGGCACTCGATAATGAAAGCGGAGAGGAAGGCGACGAGGCCAAGGCGTTCTCCAATTGGGCGGACGACTTCGAATCGGAGGACAGTGAGCTCTATAGCGGCTTTCAGAATCAGGCGGAGAATCTGACCGAATCGGGTGCCGAAAACTCGGGACGAGACGCAACGGCAACTGACTTCGAGCGGGAAGCATACGTGGACCAGGAAGGGATCGGCAACACGGGTAACGACACCGGCGTCGTGGAAATGTCGTTCGTCTGGAACGGATTTGCGGAAGTCGAGAATGACGGGACGGTACGAGCCGGCGATGTCTTCGACGAGTGGGTACTGCTCGAGGATCAACGGTTTACTGTCGGCGTCGACGACTCGCTCGCGTTCCAGTCAATACACGAGGACGGCGAGTACAACGGCGACTCCCTAGAGGACGCCCACAGGGTCACCTGGTCCGGCGAAATGGAGTTCATCCCTGGCGAACCGCGAATCGTTCTCGAGAATACCGAACGGTCAAGCATGACAGGGCTGTCGGGTGCGTTCGATATGTTCAGTGGGGACGGGACCAGCCCGCTTTTAGTGATCGCGCTACTCATCGCCGCACTGGTCGGTGCAGGAGCT contains the following coding sequences:
- a CDS encoding DUF5827 family protein yields the protein MPVPKSEFESLPPCDFYTPAELLETDQMYTIYEIARLLQGLETDADIDRETEDILIDWAIPWVMTNADDLVVAEPRDEDEPGYYGRKD
- a CDS encoding ATPase yields the protein MIVLVTGGDRVDAGKTTFSTGLLERTGAIGYKPRAANDYWFDHDDCLEALARGRLYGKDAAKLADMERADRGPEALNPVHRLWQPATTGSAGILGRPDREFIVDRVVRPDSEDPLYVRNGTVDVPDVVEESLPLEESLTVESLEELNELMQREYLPAFRSLTSEIASAELAVVESYGNVARPLESLDEELVSAVAVVEPGSARIYRGSRFSRACAVAGSSPGGGTLETRVPDVTGSIEPVARVSLPPLAAEQRNDPEAIADAYESAYSALLETI
- a CDS encoding MBL fold metallo-hydrolase, which produces MVENLAEDVHAFTSNVFLVTGDRTVLIDAGANFDVVSAIESRVDDLDAVVLTHTHKDHVANLEAVKDAFDVDAWGFDTSVDGVDHEIEDEETVVLGDHEYVAMHTPGHKDDHLCFYAREPGVLFAGDLIFEHGSYGRTDLPEGDHQELVLSIHDVLDMIEKDLQVMHAGHGQSVTTNPYGSVDLSAQTALNDAE
- a CDS encoding helix-turn-helix transcriptional regulator, with translation MEPTETDQEFDEVAFEVTIHENGSATWTFQYERALDNESGEEGDEAKAFSNWADDFESEDSELYSGFQNQAENLTESGAENSGRDATATDFEREAYVDQEGIGNTGNDTGVVEMSFVWNGFAEVENDGTVRAGDVFDEWVLLEDQRFTVGVDDSLAFQSIHEDGEYNGDSLEDAHRVTWSGEMEFIPGEPRIVLENTERSSMTGLSGAFDMFSGDGTSPLLVIALLIAALVGAGALVRYYSTDEPSVELSPEDDGSSAEATGDTATTGAASQGLQEAELLTDEDRVVTLIEENGGRMKQVDIVDETGWSKSKVSMLLSEMEDDGTISKLRVGRENIISLEGHEPEATKSPFDE